Proteins encoded within one genomic window of Humulus lupulus chromosome 1, drHumLupu1.1, whole genome shotgun sequence:
- the LOC133799637 gene encoding small ribosomal subunit protein eS25 — protein sequence MAPKKDKAPPPSSKPAKSGGGKQKKKKWSKGKQKEKVNNMVLFDQATYDKLLSEAPKYKLITPSILSDRLRINGSLARKAIKDLMARGLIRMVSAHASQQIYTRATNT from the exons ATG GCTCCGAAGAAGGATAAGGCTCCTCCCCCATCCTCCAAGCCCGCCAAGTCCGGCGGTGGCAAGCAGAAGAAGAAG AAGTGGAGCAAGGGAAAGCAAAAGGAGAAGGTTAACAACATGGTGTTGTTCGACCAGGCTACCTACGACAAGCTTCTTTCCGAGGCTCCAAAATACAAGCTCATCACCCCCTCTATCCTTTCCGATCGTTTGagg ATTAATGGATCACTAGCAAGGAAGGCTATTAAGGATTTGATGGCCAGAGGTTTGATCAGGATGGTGTCTGCTCATGCAAGCCAGCAGATTTACACTAGAGCAACAAACACCTAA